The genome window TAATTCTGTTTCATTTTCTGTGTTGATCAATAATGATATTTCTTGTTGAGTTTGCTTATCATACTTATCTGTTGTCCATTCTTGTGCTTTTTGTAAAATTTCTGGATTCATAATAAGCCTCCGTATTTTATAATTAGTATTTTATATTTTTATGAAATATTGAAATCCAACTTGTGTTAATAAAGATAAATAATAAAAAAGTAATAATGTAAAAGGGTAACTACAAATTAATATAGCGAGACTTCCAATACTGTCGAGCTCTTTGAATGATAAAGAATTTTTGAGAGCTATTCCTATAGAGGATACGATGCATAATGTAATGAAACTCAGAATATATTGAGCAATCGCTAAAATAATTGGTACTACAAATGATTGAGAAAAAGCGTTATGAGTGATAATAGGGAGCAATCTGATATTTCTGAGATCTGTTGTATTCCACGAATCAAAAAGAGGATTTATTTCAAAAGACAACGGTAATATGTAATTTTTTGCTAAGCTATTACTAGGAATTAAGGTGTTCTTATTATTAATAAAAAGAGTAGCTTTGTAGAGAATAATTTTTTTATCTATTATTTTAGCATATTCTGCAAATAAAGCAAAAGCTTGATTTTTTTGATTGAATCCTCTAAAAAACATTTTTTGCACTAAATAGGAAGTAGGATTTTGTTGAGCAATAGTACCAAAAACCAGGCATTCTACATCGTTTTGAAGGATCATTCCTTTTTTTGAAGGTAAAAGTGGGAGTTGATCAAATTCTTTTAAAACAATAGCTTCTGGTGCATTGGTAGGAGCTGAAATGATAGAAGGTTTTTTTTGAGTATAAGGTATTAAAATTTCTTTGATTCCAAATAAAGAAATAATAATGAAAAAAATATAACTAAATATACAAATATTCAACTTGATATTTGTATTGTTTTTTTTGTGAGAAAGAAGTAAAGATACCAGTAATGTTGTCCCAGCGATAGGGATGTAAACATCTAATAATTCAAAAATAGCCAAAGTTATTTGAGAAGATTGGAAATAATAATAAGTAAACACACAAATACAGCTAATAAGATGAAGAAAAAAAGCTATAAAAATTTTTTTAATAATGAATTCCTTTCGTTATATTTTTAATAGTGGTAGCAATAATAATACAAGTATATAATACAATAACTAATAAAAAATTAATAAGTAATATTGGTGAATTAGGATTATTTTTATATAATTCTAAGGAAATATTTATTATATAAGTTGATAAATAGGGAGTATAAATAGATAGAATTAAAATAATCGCTAGCGCTCCTAAAAATTGCTGTGCTATAGTTACAACCACTCCAAGAAATGATGCTATTGAAAATATACACAAAATAGTTAAGAAGATATTAGTATAATCAAACATTTGTGTTTTGATTGTTTGGGATATCTTGACATATTTTGATTGAGATAACAATAATTTTCTAGATGATAGGGATGCTTTTTTGTAAGAGATTAACATAGGATCATCGTTTGTTGAGGATGTTTCTTTAGTATTATCAGAACTAACAACAATATCTTTTAATACAGTATTACTATTAGTAGGTAATTTTATTCCTACAGTAATATAGAGATTTCTAATTTTTGTATGTAAGATACTCATATTATCAAACCAACGCTGGATCAGCTGTTGCCCTAATTTGTATTGAGGTATAGATAAATGGGTAAGTTCAAAAGGAATAATTTTAGAACCGGATTGTTTGTAATAACCAAACGAAGAAAAAGATTGTGGATTAGAAAGTGTAAAAGAATTTTTGTTTGTTTTGATATTATCAAATAATAAATAGTTAGAACCAATCCATAAAGCTTTAGTTTTGTTTTGAGAAAATAGAGTTTGTTGTTTTGGTAATTTTTGTGGGTCAATTACTAATGTTCCTTGACTTGTAGAAATAATACTATTATTTGGAATTGTTATATTAGGTTTAATATTAGTAATAGAAATATCAAAGTTTTTTTGAGAAAAGGGAAATGAGATCATTAATAATAAAGTAGATAAAATAGTGCTTGTTATGATTAATAATAAACGAGAAGAGATAGTTCTAGGTGTATTCATACCACAAAACAAAGCTTGATGAAACCATAAAAACCAAGGGATAGATAACAATATAACATCTCTTAATACAAAAAGCACTAACTCTTCTGAGTAATTCAAAGCAAACAAAATTAAAGGTATAGAAGAACAAAAAAATAATAAGACAAAAAAATGTTTTAACAGAGTAGAAAAATAATAAGAAATAATAGAGGTCATAATTTCCTTAACAGTAATATATAAATATATTATATATTACTGTTTTTTTTATAATATTTCAAGTAAATAGAGATAAAATTATTTAAATACAAATATAACATTTGTATTTAAATAATTTTAATGTTATATTAAAATAAAGGAGATTTATATGTATAAATTATTATTATTAATGATATTGGTATATTCTAATATTATTTACAGTCAGGATCACAACAATCATTCTATGGCTAGTGAGGATAATAACAGTCAAAAAGTTATGATGCTTATGCATAAACCTATGATGGAGCAGAAATATCAACAAACAGACTCTCCTGATGTAGATTTTCTTGTAAATATGATTCCTCATCATAAAGGAGCCGTATTATCGTCAGAAGAATATTTGAAATCAGGAAAAAATGAAACTGTCAAAAAATTAGCTATGGATATTATTACTGCTCAACAAAAAGAAATTCTTGAATTTCAACAAGCAAGTGAAAAATTAAAAACAGAACTTGGTGAATATTCCAAGAAAGAAGTTTCTAAGATAACTAAAGAATCTAAAAAAGCTATGGACCAAATGATGAAAGAAATGAGTTCAATTACTCTTTCTGGAGATATTGATAGGGATTATCTTATAGGGATGCTTCCACATCATCAAGGTGCTATTAATGTATCTCAAATTATTCTTAAAGTTACTACTAATGAAACAATAAAAGAAATAGCTAATCGTATTATAGCTGATCAACAAAAAGAAATTGCTGATATTCATAAAATTATTGCAGATATGTAGTTGTCACTATTTAAATAATAAATAATAAAATCCCCATAAAATATTATATTAAAATGTTTTGTGGGGATTTTTTGCAACTTCACTTGAAAAATTATAAGAAATATTTTATAATATTCTATAATATTTTTTTTAGGAGCGGTTATGAGATGTGCTTCATTAATTAGTGGAAGTAAAGCTAATGCTTTTTATTTAGAAACTAATGAACATGCATTATTAGTTGATGCAGGATTATCCTTTCCTAAATTAGAAACTACATTTGCTGAATTAAAAATTGATATCAATAAAATTCGTGGTATTTTGGTAACTCATGAGCATGAAGATCATATTAAGCACCTAAAAAGAGTAGCAAGTGTTCTTAAATTACCTGTGTATATTACTGCAGAATCTTACAAAAAGGCAGGATTATCTTTACAAGATCATCATATTATTAAAGCTGGTGATGATCTTTTATTTGGAGATATTCATATTAATGCTTTTCGAGTATTACATGATTCTGAAATGTGTTTGGGTTTTCTTGCTAGTAATAATAATAAAAAGTTATTTTTTGCTTCTGATATAGGCTCTTTTGATGATAAAATTTTAGAAAAAGCATATAATGTTGAATTTATAGGAATAGAAGCAAACTACGAACCGTCTATGCTCACTCGTTGTACCTACCCACAATATCTAAAAGATAGAATTTCTAGTGGTGCGGGACATTTATCTAATTCTGAAGCAGCTATTTTTGTTAAAGAAACTGTAGGAAAAAATACTAAAAATACAATGTTTTTACATATTAGTGAAAATAGTAATTGCACATCATATATAGAAAAAATGATAGATCAGGATCTTTACCACAAATTTCCTGAGATACACTATCATATTACAAGCAGACATGGTCATGGACCATTGATAGAGGTATAAATTGAAAAAAATATTGTTACAAACTTGTTGTGCTCCTTGTGTTACAACTTGTGTTGAAGTTCTCAGAAAAAAACTTCCTTGGGAAAAAGTATTAGATAAAGAACCTGATTTTGATGAAATTGCGATTTATTTTTATAATCCTAATATTCATCCAGAAGAAGAATATCATAAAAGAGCTCTAGAAACCAAACGATTTGCAGACCTAGCTAATTGTGTATTTATAGAAGGGGAATATGAGACAGAAATATGGTATGATAGAATAAAAGGATTAGAGCAAGAACCTGAAAAGGGAAAACGCTGTACGACTTGTTATGGAATGAGATTACAGAAGACTTTTGATTATGCCAAAAATCACGGTTATGACGCTGTTGCTAGTACATTGACATTAAGTCCACATAAGGATGAAAAAAGAGTTAATGCTATTGGACAAGTATTTTATAAAAAAACAGGTATAGAGTACCTTGTTTCTAATTTTAAAAAAAATAATGGATTTAAAATATCTAAAGATTTGTCACGACAACATTGTATCTATTGTCAAAAATATTGCGGTTGTGAATTTTCCTTGATGGAGCGTTTACAACAAGAAGCTGAAAAACTTCAAAATATTCAAAATCAAGCATAGAGTATTTCTTCATAAGATATGTGGATATTTCTAAAAAATTAGTCTAATAAATAAAAAACTCCTCATTGAGGAGTTTTTTTTTATTTATTAGTTTCTTGTGCTTGAAGCTTGGAACTTAGTAAAGCTAAAAATATTCCAGTGATTATAGTGAAAATACTAACAAACCATGCTATGATACTACTTTGAGCAGCTATCATTTGAAGTAGTATCTGAATACAGGAAGCAAATATTAATCCTAAAATAAAATAGAATGTAGCACCTGGTCTTTGTTCTAATAATTTTGTCATGAGTAAGGTTGCTAATATGATACCAATTATCACACCACCACCAATAATAGCGATAGGGAAAAGAGAGCGTTCTGAGATGTAATTGAGAATAGGTCCATATTCTCCTAGAGCTATTAATAAAGCAGAGCCAGAGATACCTGGAATAACCATAGTAAATGCTACTATTATACCAATAATAAAAAGCCATATAATTCTATGCATTGGTAAAGCAACAATCTGAAATAATCCAAAATCTTTGATAAGTCGAGATTGTTCTGTAATAATATTACTAGGTTCTCTTAAAGAACTGATTGCAAATAAAGAAGCAAACCCTAAACAAATTAATCCTAAACGGGTAAAAGAAAATTTGACATCTGTTTGCATTTTTGCTAATACAGGAATAGAGCCTAAAATTAATCCTAAAAAGAATCCAAATGTAGGAGTATAAGAAAATGGTAAAGGACTGCCTTTTGGAAGATCAATACCTAATAAAAAAGAAATAAGCTGAGCAAATACTAAGAATCCTATTATAATTCCCAGACCTAAATTACATAAAAATAATAAATATTCTTTTCTATTCTCTGGTTTAATTAAAAAATAACCAACAGCTTCTGTTAATTTTTGATAGATACCGAGAACAAAAGCCATCGTTCCTCCAGAAACTCCTGGAATAATATTAGAAATACCAATGATTATCCCTTTAAGGGTAATATTAAAAAATTCTTTCATTCTATATCCTTGTTTATAATTCATCATAAAGTTTTATTGCTTGGTATACATCTTCTAAAGTAGAACTTTTAGCTAAGGCTGATCTAATTTTAGAAACCCCTTCAAACCCTGATAACAAACTCATCAAAGCTCCTCGTAATGGAAGAATATTATGATAACCAGTTATTTCAAACCAAGACTCTGCATAATTTTTTAATAAATCGAGAAGTTCTTGAGGGGTAGGGGTATTATAAGATCCAGTATTAGAATAGTCTATGATTTGTTGAAATAAATAAGGTTTAGCTATAGCACCTCTTCCTATCATTAATCCATCAACTTGATATTTTTGAAATACATTTAGTGCTTCTTCTGGGGTTTTTATATCTCCGTTAGCAATTAGTGTTTTAGAAGTAAGTTTGCGTGCTCTTTGAAAATAATCCCAATTAGCTGAACCAAATTTGAATTTATCACTAGTTAATCGACAATGAAGCATGATAATGTCAACTTCAGAACCATCTAATGCAGAAATAATATTATCTAAATTGTCGTAAGAAAACCCACAACGAATTTTGGCTTCTACACTGACACCACTAGATTTAACGGCGTTAATAATATCTGCAATTTTATGAGGTTCTTCTAACAAACGAGATCCAGCACCATTTCTGAGAACTTTAGGAGCGGGACATCCAAAATTGATATTAATAGATTTTACTCCAAAAATATCTTGAATAATTTTAGATGCTTTATAAAAGCTTTCAGGAGAATCTTTTCCAAATAGTTGAATTGATGTTTGTTCAGGAGCATCAGAAATATCTGCATAACGCAAAGTTTTGTGAGATTCTCGTAAGATTCCATCTACACTAACCATCTCTGTAACACTATATCCAGCACCATGTTGTCTATTCATAATTCGCATAGGTTTGTGACTATAGCCAGCTAAAGGAGCTAGAATAAGATTGTTTTTAGTAGTAACATCACCAAAATGCAAGGATTTAATAAATGACATTAGGTATCAATTCTCTTAATACAATAAAATTCTAAAAACTCTTCTTTATTTTCGTTTACATAAGTACTAACTTGAGCAATAACAAATCCAGCTTGTTCAACCAAATATTTACCACCTTTTTCTGTAATACGAAAATAACCTGTATTGAGAGATTTTTTTGTATTAACAATAGGAGCACGAAAAGCTAATAATCCACCAATGGGTATCAAAGTAGATAATTTTTTGATATAAGTAAGAGGATCTGCTAATAATTCTATTTTTTTCCAAGCAGTAATAACATGATGAACAGGACCTTGTTCATATATTTTGTCCATAGAATCAATGATTTTAATATTATGGCTATCCAAAGCTACTCTGCGTGCAAAACTAGATAATTCTACGCCTTGAGCTGAGAATCCATTATGAGAAGCTTCTTGAACAAAAATGCCATGTTCTGCACCTAGATCGATTAATTTATAAGTTAAATGATGATTAGGAATAGGAAGTATTTTTTTTATTATTTGAATTCTTCTTTGACTATCTTCTCTCAAATTTAAAACACCTTGTTTGTAACTTTGTTGACTTTGTTCAGAATTATCTGTAATAATAGTATCACCACTAATTTGAATTGTTGGTGATTCAATATTATATATATAAGTACTATTACAGTTTATACAAGAAAATAAATTTTGTTTAGTAGTTCTTAATAGAGACTTTTTGTTTGAAGAACTACATAAAGGACAAAAAGCAGGTCGACTAGCAATAGCATTACTTAGATTTAGAAACCATTCTTGAAAATTAAAATTACTAGGTATACTTAGTTTACCATTAGTAGATTTTGATATAGCTTTTTTAATTTTTGTTGTTGTTAAAAATATATATCCTAATAAACTATTTATTTGAGAAGAATTGGATATATCTTGATATTGCTTAAAATTATGGGCAATAGCAATCACATGTTTCTTAGCAGCTAAGCTTTCTAAAAGAGTTGTTCCTGGACCACAAAAGATAAGATCGTTTTCTTGAATATAAGGTAATAAATCAGATACATTATAAATAACTTTTAAATGTTCCTGTTCTTCTATATTATAATGACTAAGAGGTCCTGCAATTACTGTAATTTGGTAAGAAGTATCTTTCAATCCTTTTATAATTCTTTCTGCATTATTATGAGGATCACTCCCACCTAAAGTAATAAGAATTTTATTGATTGAATTTTTTTCAGAAGGAAGTAAAAATAATTTTTCATTAATAGGAGTTTGATAAATTTCTGTAAAATTAGCGTGTTTTGTTTTTTTTGTTGGTAATGGAGCGACATAGATTTCTGAACAAATTCCAAGTTTATGATTGTCTAAAGAAATCATAGGAATACCACAAGTAATCAGAGTTTTAGATAAAGATTCATTAAGATGAACACAATCATTAATAATCAAATTAAATTCAAATTCTTTCAAAATATCAGAAATATTAACACTATTTTTGTATGCTGAAATTTGATGATTTTTATCTAGTAATAAAGGGTTGAGAGATGATGTATCTTTTAAATCGGTAATTACCCAAATAAAAGATTTGGAATAAAATTTTGAAATTTGTAAAGATCGTTTTAAATGCCCTATTCCAAATTTTTTCCCTGCCTGTACGATAAATAATACTGTAAGATCTTTGTTTTGACTCATAGTCTTTTTCCTTTTGAAATAAGAGGATACCTAGCATAGCTATCCCAAGATTTATTTTTATAATAGTTATTTTTATAATCAATATAAGCTCGACCCGCTACCATAGCAGCATTATCACCACAAAGAGCTAAAGGAGTGTGGAATATTTGATATCCAGAACTGGTCAATTTGTCTAGCTCAGTTCTGAGACGAATATTAGCAGCAACGCCACCAACAGTAATTATAGTTTTTATTTTTGTATCCTGAAGGACATTTTTTAATTTTTTAAGTAAACTCATTACGGCTGCTTTTTGAAAACTTGCACAAATATCGGCTATAGGATAAGGCGGTTTAAGTTCGCGTAATTTATAATAGACAGCAGTTTTTAATCCGCTATAACTAAAATGATATCTATCATTAGGATTATCAGCTAATCCATAAGGTAATTTCCAAAAATCTTCGTTTCCTTCAAGAGCATATTTTTGAATAATTGGTCCACCAGGATAACCAAGATCTAACATTTTTGCAACTTTATCGAAAGCTTCACCCACAGCATCATCAATAGTTGTACCAAGGATTGTTTTTTTCTCAAAAGATTCGATTAAAAATAATAAGGTATGTCCTCCAGAGCAAACTAATGCAATATGAGGAAAAAGGATTTTATTATTCAAATGAGGAGTGTACAAATGCGCCTCAATATGATCTATAGGAATGAAATCTTTGTTCAAAGCGTAAGATAAAGATTTGGCTGTCATCGTACCAATAACTAAAGATCCTATCAAACCTGGTCCTGAACTTGCAGCAATAGCGTCAATATCTTCTAAAGAAAATCCTAAAGTAGTCTGTTGAAATATTTCTAAAATCTTAATTAAATGATTCCGAGAAGCTATTTCAGGAACAACACCAGAAAAAGGCTTGTGTAATTCTATTTGAGAATAAATTTGATGAGCAAGTATTTTTTTGCCATCTTCAACAATTGCTAGAGAACATTCATCACAAGAACTCTCTATACCTAGAATTATCATAACACACACCTATTTGGCAAATTATTCTATCATTATAACAAACTTCCTAAAAAATTTCAAGATGAGAGTCTAATATCTGAAGAAAATATAATTTATAAATAGCAATAGAAACATTGTTTTGAGCTTTTAAGATAGATCTTTCTGTTATTTTAGGAAATACAATGATTTGTTGATGATAAGATTGATATAAGATAGATATAATTCCGCTTATATTTTTCCTATATTTGGATGGTAGTGTGTCAAAGCATAACAATAAATCTCTGATATCACATTCCCTTGCTAGTAATTCCCAATCTCTTGTTTTCGTTATTAATTTGTGGACTAAGTCTTCAAATACTATAGAATTATTGTTGAATATTAATTGAATAATATTTTGTAGGCATTGATGACTTTTTTGAATAGGATAAATACTAGTATTTAGATCTTGTAATAATTGTTTTTGACCTTGTGGAGAAAACCCTTTTTTAATAATTTCTCTATTAGAAAATATACTATTTTGTAAAAAACTTAATAAACTGTGATAGGGTATACGATTTATAAATAAAGAAAAATGAGTAGATTGTGCTAATTTATAAAAACAAGGAATCTTTTGTAAATCCAATTTAGTAAGAGCATTTTTGTAAATATTATTTTGATAAAAATTAATTATTTGATGATGAAATGATAATACAGATGGAATTTTGGGAGAGTGCTGTAAAAATAATATCAAATTATTTTCAATAATATAGTAAATACTAGATAGTAAATTTGGATTTTCTATAGAAGAAAGAAGATTTATTTCATTTGATATCTCTTGAAAGGTATTTTTTGAAAAATATAAAGAAATATTAGGTAATTTTATTTTTTTTAAAAATAATGCTAACATTTTAGGAGTTACAAGATTATTTGTTATTATATAATGGAATAATTCTTGTAAATCTTTTTGTAGAAAAGTGAGCCATAATTCTGTTGATAAAAATCTTGGTTGGAATCGATAAAGTTCTAATTCTAAGTTATAAAAGTTTGTCGGTGTATAATAATGAGTGTATTGTAATTTATTAGATAAATATGTTGCAAAATCAAGAGGTAAGAATAAAAAAAAATCTTGATAATGATTAGAAAGACAAAAATTTTTTTTATGAGGATTGAATAAATCAATAGAAATATCAGAAATAAAATGAACAGTTAAATCTTGATTAGGGTGTAGAAATGATAAGGTATTTCTTAATTCTTCTAAAAAGGGTTCTATAGTAAATTGATCAAATGAAATTTCTAAGAGAAAACACAGATCATCTATATTAATACTAATAAGAGCTAAATAATTCAGAGTATAATTTTCTGAACTTTTTAAAAAATAAGAAGGAAGTATATTTTTAAGAATTCTAATCATAGATTTTCCTATACAATCAAAAAAAGATCCTATAAAGGATCTTTTATGCTCTCCCGGCAAGACTCGAACTTGCGACCAAGTGATTAACAGTCACCTGCTCTACCAACTGAGCTACAGGAGAATAATTCTTGAACCGCCTGGGGTTCGAACCCAGGGCCCCGTGATTAAAAGTCACGTGCTCTACCAACTGAGCTAGCGATCCAACACATTTAGTGTACAAATATTATACTCTATTATTTATATTTTGTCAATACTTTTTTATTTTTTTTATTTAATGATTTTATGTGTTTTATTAAATAGAAATAAACTTATAGGAGGAGCAACAAAAATAGAAGAATAAGTACCGGTAATAACACCTATAATTAATAATAAACCAAAATTTTGTAAAATATTACCAGACCAAATATAAATTGATCCAGCAACAAATAATGTAGTAGTAGATGTTAATACTGTTCTTGTTAGAGTTTGACTAATACTTTTATTTATTATATTATAAAAATTTTCTTGTGGAAGTAGTGTATGATTTTCACGAATTCTATCAAAAATAACAATAGTATCATTAATAGAATAACCTAAAATTGTTAAAAATGCTGCAAGGATAGTTAAATTAATGGGTATTTGTAAAATAACAGTAAAAATTAATAAAATTGTCATATCATGAAGTAGAGCACATATTGCACCCATACCATAAATAAAATCAAAACGAAAAGCAACATAAACAAGAATAAGAGCTGTTACGATACTTAATAATTTTAATGCTTGTTTAGCAAAGTCATTACCAACGCTTGGACCAATATATTCAGAAGAAAGTACAACAATATTAGCTTCTTTATATTTTTTTCTTAGTGGATTTAATAAATGATCCCCAGAACCACTTTCTTCAAATTCTGAAGGAGCTGTGATAAGAAAACTTTCTACACCATTATTTTGTGTTAATGTTGTAATTGATATTTGTGTATCAGGGATTAATATTCTAATTTCTTGTACGGTAGACGGTGCAGTAAATTCAATACGAATACCACCAGCAAAATCTGTTCCTAAAGTAAGTCCATTATGTAAATAACTAATGATTCCAGTAATTGATAATACTATAAAAATAATGAGAGCAATCATTCTTTTACCAAGAAAATCAAAATTCAATTTATTTGTTGTTTCTATCATGATAACTCCTACACGATTTCTCTATGTTTTGTACCAATTAATGTTTCTAAAAGTAACTTTGATACGAAAAGAGATGTGAAAATATTTGCAATAATACCAAATGCTAATGTTACTCCAAATCCTTTGATAGAACCTGAACCAAATACAGATAATGCAATAGCTGCAATGATTGTAGTTAAGTTAGAATCCCAAATGGTAGCTCCTGCATGATCATAAGCAGTATAAAAAGCTGAAAGATAATGGCGTGTTTTCTTTTTTTCTTCACGAATTCTTTCATAAATAATAATATTAGCATCTACTGCCATACCTACTGTTAATGCAATTCCTGCAATACCAGCTAAGGTTAAAGTTGCTCCCATAGAAGCAAGAATAGATAAGAGAAATACTACATTTAAGGATAGTGCAAATGCAGCAACAAAACCAGCTATACGATAATTAATAAGTATAAATATAATAACTGCTAGTGCTCCGAAAACTAATGCTTGAACACCTTTTTGAATAGAATCAGCTCCTAACTGAGGTCCTATAATTCTTTCTTCAATCACTTTTAGACGAACTGGTAAAGAACCAGCTTCTAATATGTTTGCAAGATATGTTGCTTCAGATAATCCAAAAGTTCCAGAAATTTGTCCACGACCATTTGGTATCTCACCTTGAATAACAGGAGCACTACGAACTCTATCATCTAAAATAATAGCAAATTGTTTGTTAATATTATTTTTAGTAATATCTGCAAATATTGCACTACCTTCATCTGTTAATTCAAACGATACGACATTACGCCCAAGATTATCTGTTTCTGTAAATGCAGATTTAATAGATGTTCCATCTAAATCTACTTTGGTGTAAATAAGATACCAGCCTTTTAATTGAGGGACATCTGTTTCATCATTTTCCCAATAAGATACCCATTCAGTATCTTTAGGAAGAATAAAAGTAGCAGGTATATCATCACGGCTAGTAATACCATATTGACCATCAAAAGGGATTCCTTGATTTGCTAAAGTATTTAGTAAATCTTGATTAACAAAACGAAATTCTAATTTACCAACTTTAGAAAGCCCTTCTTTGAGCAAATTGGGATCACTAACACCAGGTAATTCAATAGTTATTTTTCCATCGAAAGTAGAACGAATAGCAGGTTCTGCCACTCCGAAAGTATCAATACGATTTTTGATAATTTCTAAAGAACGAGTCAATGCAACAATTTTTTCAGCTTCAAAATTTTCTTCAACAGCAACAGGATCTTCATCGTATTGACGAAGTAACTG of Spirochaetota bacterium contains these proteins:
- a CDS encoding tRNA-dihydrouridine synthase, whose protein sequence is MSFIKSLHFGDVTTKNNLILAPLAGYSHKPMRIMNRQHGAGYSVTEMVSVDGILRESHKTLRYADISDAPEQTSIQLFGKDSPESFYKASKIIQDIFGVKSININFGCPAPKVLRNGAGSRLLEEPHKIADIINAVKSSGVSVEAKIRCGFSYDNLDNIISALDGSEVDIIMLHCRLTSDKFKFGSANWDYFQRARKLTSKTLIANGDIKTPEEALNVFQKYQVDGLMIGRGAIAKPYLFQQIIDYSNTGSYNTPTPQELLDLLKNYAESWFEITGYHNILPLRGALMSLLSGFEGVSKIRSALAKSSTLEDVYQAIKLYDEL
- a CDS encoding epoxyqueuosine reductase QueH, with amino-acid sequence MKKILLQTCCAPCVTTCVEVLRKKLPWEKVLDKEPDFDEIAIYFYNPNIHPEEEYHKRALETKRFADLANCVFIEGEYETEIWYDRIKGLEQEPEKGKRCTTCYGMRLQKTFDYAKNHGYDAVASTLTLSPHKDEKRVNAIGQVFYKKTGIEYLVSNFKKNNGFKISKDLSRQHCIYCQKYCGCEFSLMERLQQEAEKLQNIQNQA
- the secD gene encoding protein translocase subunit SecD, whose amino-acid sequence is MNKISRYFILLSIIGWAIWGLYPTYQWYVLISPEDKALIGMPAEELAVADIDTRTYVQKLKKIRAKTLSLGLDLQGGVYVATIPDEDDLRVQLLRQYDEDPVAVEENFEAEKIVALTRSLEIIKNRIDTFGVAEPAIRSTFDGKITIELPGVSDPNLLKEGLSKVGKLEFRFVNQDLLNTLANQGIPFDGQYGITSRDDIPATFILPKDTEWVSYWENDETDVPQLKGWYLIYTKVDLDGTSIKSAFTETDNLGRNVVSFELTDEGSAIFADITKNNINKQFAIILDDRVRSAPVIQGEIPNGRGQISGTFGLSEATYLANILEAGSLPVRLKVIEERIIGPQLGADSIQKGVQALVFGALAVIIFILINYRIAGFVAAFALSLNVVFLLSILASMGATLTLAGIAGIALTVGMAVDANIIIYERIREEKKKTRHYLSAFYTAYDHAGATIWDSNLTTIIAAIALSVFGSGSIKGFGVTLAFGIIANIFTSLFVSKLLLETLIGTKHREIV
- the tsaD gene encoding tRNA (adenosine(37)-N6)-threonylcarbamoyltransferase complex transferase subunit TsaD, with the protein product MIILGIESSCDECSLAIVEDGKKILAHQIYSQIELHKPFSGVVPEIASRNHLIKILEIFQQTTLGFSLEDIDAIAASSGPGLIGSLVIGTMTAKSLSYALNKDFIPIDHIEAHLYTPHLNNKILFPHIALVCSGGHTLLFLIESFEKKTILGTTIDDAVGEAFDKVAKMLDLGYPGGPIIQKYALEGNEDFWKLPYGLADNPNDRYHFSYSGLKTAVYYKLRELKPPYPIADICASFQKAAVMSLLKKLKNVLQDTKIKTIITVGGVAANIRLRTELDKLTSSGYQIFHTPLALCGDNAAMVAGRAYIDYKNNYYKNKSWDSYARYPLISKGKRL
- a CDS encoding MBL fold metallo-hydrolase gives rise to the protein MRCASLISGSKANAFYLETNEHALLVDAGLSFPKLETTFAELKIDINKIRGILVTHEHEDHIKHLKRVASVLKLPVYITAESYKKAGLSLQDHHIIKAGDDLLFGDIHINAFRVLHDSEMCLGFLASNNNKKLFFASDIGSFDDKILEKAYNVEFIGIEANYEPSMLTRCTYPQYLKDRISSGAGHLSNSEAAIFVKETVGKNTKNTMFLHISENSNCTSYIEKMIDQDLYHKFPEIHYHITSRHGHGPLIEV
- a CDS encoding DUF368 domain-containing protein; the encoded protein is MKEFFNITLKGIIIGISNIIPGVSGGTMAFVLGIYQKLTEAVGYFLIKPENRKEYLLFLCNLGLGIIIGFLVFAQLISFLLGIDLPKGSPLPFSYTPTFGFFLGLILGSIPVLAKMQTDVKFSFTRLGLICLGFASLFAISSLREPSNIITEQSRLIKDFGLFQIVALPMHRIIWLFIIGIIVAFTMVIPGISGSALLIALGEYGPILNYISERSLFPIAIIGGGVIIGIILATLLMTKLLEQRPGATFYFILGLIFASCIQILLQMIAAQSSIIAWFVSIFTIITGIFLALLSSKLQAQETNK
- the secF gene encoding protein translocase subunit SecF yields the protein MIETTNKLNFDFLGKRMIALIIFIVLSITGIISYLHNGLTLGTDFAGGIRIEFTAPSTVQEIRILIPDTQISITTLTQNNGVESFLITAPSEFEESGSGDHLLNPLRKKYKEANIVVLSSEYIGPSVGNDFAKQALKLLSIVTALILVYVAFRFDFIYGMGAICALLHDMTILLIFTVILQIPINLTILAAFLTILGYSINDTIVIFDRIRENHTLLPQENFYNIINKSISQTLTRTVLTSTTTLFVAGSIYIWSGNILQNFGLLLIIGVITGTYSSIFVAPPISLFLFNKTHKIIK
- a CDS encoding DUF305 domain-containing protein, with product MYKLLLLMILVYSNIIYSQDHNNHSMASEDNNSQKVMMLMHKPMMEQKYQQTDSPDVDFLVNMIPHHKGAVLSSEEYLKSGKNETVKKLAMDIITAQQKEILEFQQASEKLKTELGEYSKKEVSKITKESKKAMDQMMKEMSSITLSGDIDRDYLIGMLPHHQGAINVSQIILKVTTNETIKEIANRIIADQQKEIADIHKIIADM